A window of the Plasmodium vivax chromosome 12, whole genome shotgun sequence genome harbors these coding sequences:
- a CDS encoding hypothetical protein, conserved (encoded by transcript PVX_082885A) — protein MELLNLKNEENMSVHTMRYSDLQFETNTDISSIEESPFFSVGDFPNELHSSFDDISDYILVDESDLKRERSDITSCESNMIMATKGGGGGGGGGLGGGVMPIKRNTTVKIKKEMKSASYSEESKTASDNTNHDENKKPGLCRTLGTEGRKRMLKLLRKAYKYNEECKVIMKNKNPPLSISYLPYFNLSMLWQLAEDFGVYNEALKIHKECIKKRNANVRFKQSSKNAANYNLSEMNKATKVSKAEYMSDYMCANMDTQTGEDFDTTNTTLNDEGQGKRKRKKSSI, from the coding sequence ATGGAGCTGCTGAACCTGAAAAACGAGGAAAACATGTCAGTGCACACGATGAGGTACTCCGATTTGCAATTCGAAACGAACACGGACATCTCCTCCATTGAGGAGTCCCCCTTCTTCTCCGTGGGAGATTTTCCCAACGAATTGCACAGCAGCTTTGACGACATCTCGGACTACATCTTGGTGGATGAATCGGACTTGAAGAGGGAGCGATCGGACATCACTAGCTGCGAAAGTAACATGATTATGGCGACaaagggagggggaggaggaggaggaggaggattaGGTGGAGGTGTCATGCCAATTAAGCGAAATACCACtgtgaaaataaagaaggaaATGAAGAGCGCTAGTTATTCGGAGGAGAGCAAAACAGCTAGCGATAATACAAACCATGATGAGAATAAAAAGCCTGGGCTTTGTAGGACCCTAGGGACGGAGGGAAGGAAGAGGATGTTGAAGTTGTTGAGGAAGGCCTACAAGTACAATGAGGAGTGTAAGGtcataatgaaaaataaaaaccccCCACTGTCTATTAGCTACTTGCCGTATTTCAATCTCTCCATGCTGTGGCAACTAGCAGAAGATTTCGGAGTGTATAATGAAGCTTTAAAAATACACAAGGAGTGCATTAAGAAGAGGAACGCCAACGTCCGTTTCAAGCAGAGCAGCAAGAATGCCGCAAATTATAACCTATCCGAAATGAACAAGGCGACCAAGGTCTCCAAGGCGGAGTACATGTCCGACTACATGTGCGCGAATATGGACACTCAGACGGGGGAGGACTTTGACACGACGAACACGACTCTGAATGATGAGGGGCAGGgcaagaggaagaggaagaagagcagCATCTGA